GGaatgaggaggagaaaaaataataataaagaaataaaataaaataaaataaaaattcgatttttttttttattaaaagtggTTCGCATTAACATTGATTGTGTCATGCATCCTACTAGTGCCCAATCAACAAAATCTAGCTAAAATTAGCCGAAAAAATTGATTGgcacaaaattaaaagatttagaactataTTGACaccaataaaaaatttatgacttaattggcacaaatacaaaaattttaggatttttttgacgTTGTTCCCATAAAAATCTAATGCATGTGCCAATAGATCGACCAACCAACACCATGCAAGCTAAAACGAGAGAGATCGAGAGATTAAGAAACTACTCTTATCGCGGATTTCGACGGTGACACATCCATAAGCATGAGACTAGGGCGTTGAAACTCACTCACTGAAATAATTTGTTCATCTAGCGTCATATTGATGAGCTTAGGTAGCTAAAGAGGCCTGAAAATTACAGTGATCGGTTTTCCAATCTCTTGTTTTTCTAAAAACGTGCAACAATGGGTGGGGAAAAATCGCTCCATAGTCAATAGGTAGGTTTACCCAACTCCGGGCCGTGGCACCCGATCGTAGTCATGGCATGGGGCGAGTGGATTCCGGATAATGTTTGCCTCCTTTATGTTATGGCAGCTGCTGAAAAATGTTTAATAAATTGATATCTGTGTCgcactcaatttctctctttattCGTTCTGGATTTTTTTAACCGATGGTTAAGAAcaagttctaaaaaaaaacactattttTCTGCTGTATATATAATATAGTCATcgaattattttctttagtaGGGTTGATAAAGATGagcatgataatcattctatttctattctaaaattatttttttcatttcagactagtttttggaataaaaatgcatttgctaaaattatttcatttctcaaattttgaaatgGATTTTTGCTTCGAAAATAggtttaataataaaaatcataagtaaaatttacttctttgtttcttgaattgaattgaaaaataaaaattcttatcATTATTCATCCTCACTGCTAATCAGTCGCCCATCTGCCATCGTCGACCGCCATCCATCATTCGCCAGTTCAGCGTTCGTCGCCTGCCACTCACCATCATCTTATGGTCATCACTTATCATCGTCGCCATTCACTGATCGTTGCCCACTGTTGCTGTTTGTCGTTTGTCATCGTCGATCGCCGGCCATCGATTGTTGTCTGCCGTTCGTTGGTCGCCGTCCGCCCCGTCGCCGTTTGCCATTTGCCGATCGCCGTTCGTCGCTGCTTGAGAGGAcaaattttatgtcgttatcaaacgaatttttattcagagaatataaattttgcatctttatcaaatgtgtatttttacttaaaaaatcatctaaaaatagaaatgcaaaaatttatttcttttccagaAATCTGGTCAGGATGATTATCATTAGCtaattcatttcattttattaattccaTAATTTGTGGGCGTTGATTAATTCCCACCCCACCATTAAATACCGACCAGAACTGGAACAGGAATAACACAGCCTTCCCCCTCTCTGCTGAAAAACCTACAGAGCATTTCCCCTTCCGAGGTCAAGCGCGAGCAGAAAACCTTCGAAACCGACACGAAtcgagcaagaagaagaagatgtcgTGGCAAACGTACGTGGACGAGCACTTGATGTGCGAAATCGAGGGCAACCACCTCACCTCCGCCGCCATCATCGGCTGCGACGGCAGCGTCTGGGCCCAGAGCTCCGCCTTCCCTCAGGtccctcccccctctctccttccGCCTTCGCGCCGCCGGGGCGTTCTTGATTCTCCCGATTCGGGTCCGTTCCTTGTCGCGTCGTTGGGCTCGGATCGTCGATCGGGTCGAATTCTCCCGAGATCTGAGCGTCTGGGAACGGCTTTTCGTTCGTGGGTTCGCGGGTGATTCGTGTTCCCTCGCGTGAATCGATCGTGGGTTCGAGCGGTGATGGGTGGTTACGGATCTTGTTTGGTTTTCCGATGGATGATTTGAGCGACTGATTGGCCGATCGTTTTTGTGGGTTTTACGTGGTCTGCCTGGATTCTTTACCTTTCGCCGTGTACTTTTGGGAATCGCGTTTTGGGCAAAGTGGGCTTTTAGATTTcatgagagaaaagaagagaccCCGGTTGCTTAGATTCCATTCTCTCCCTTTATTGCTCTGATGATTTGGACATAATCGAGAGCCTGCGGATTTGCGAAAAGCTTTGATGGGTTGTTTGCACCGTTTTAGATTTTCAATTCCTTTCCGAAATGCTTTTTGCCCATGAGGAAGTGACTGATGTTGAATTTCtccgttctttctttttcgtgCAATGTCGATTCCGTGCTTAATGCCTGAGGAAATTGCTTAATTCCGTTATTTTGTGCTGTTTCCCCACCCTTTAGTTCAAGCCTGAGGAAATTGCTGCCATCATCAAAGATTTTGATGAACCAGGAACGCTTGCTCCGACGGGGCTTTTCCTGGGGGGCATGAAATATATGGTGATCCAAGGTGAGCCTGGAGCTGTTATTCGGGGGAAAAAGGTATGGCTTTCCCTTCCATCCTTTATTTACCATTGCCTTCCGTTCTTGAAAAGTTGAAGCCTTTTGCATTCGTGTACAATGATTGTTGGGGCATTTCTATGTTCAAGGGGACCTTTTGTCTCCTGATTGAGGCATCGAGACAAATTGATGTCAAAATTAGGATGGACTGGGCACCCTGTTCCTCCTCATCTTTTGACCCAATTGAGCAACTTTTAGAGCTCTGTATTCTTGTAAATTGTGACTGTGATGTAATGTCAATGGGAAAGAGTTgtttcttttcaagaaattgttTTATAGCTGTATAGTCTCATACTTTTGATCAAGTGCAAACATGGTTGACAAAAAGTTCATATCAATTtcttctcctccattttttGATGTACCTTGAAAAACCTAATCAACTTGTATAGTGCTCCTTACTTTTTGGAAGAACACTGGGAGGCTTTTACCATGCCCAAACTATCTGGGGCCCCTAAACATTATGAGTTCCTTTTAAGAGGGTGTAGAGAATCACAGCATTATCAAAGACTTAGTTATTATGGTCAAGGAAATTTCGCATGCTTTAAAGAATCAATAGATCAGCTTATTGAAGGATACTTACTTTGACTGGTCgtgattgatatatatatattgcatggTGCTCTTGAAAGCAAGCTTTTGAGCATTTGATGCTTAGGCAACCTCTGGCACTGCACTTCGGCATGTGTTCTCATTCTCTATGGTTAAATATTCTTTAAAACCATTGTGGCTTTACTTTCAGGGCCCTGGTGGTGTCACTGTCAAGAAGACCAGTCAGGCCTTGATAATTGGCATATACGATGAGCCTATGAATGCAGGCCAGTGCAACGTGATTGTAGAAAGGCTTGGTGATTATCTACTTGATCAGGGTCTCTAGACACTTTGGTATGTCCTGTTATTTGTTGGATCCCTGTTGCTTGTTGCAGCCTTTCATCTAGCAATTGCTTACTTGGATTGTGATTGCAGTGATAAGAATACTCATGTAATTTGAAAGTTCTATGTGCACTCTAGAAGTTTGCTGTTTAAGAGTTGATTTCTATGGTGTCTTATGATTGTCTCTGTATTGATCTGAATTGATTGGATGTAATTGCGAAAGTTTACTTGGTTGATGTATCTAAAAGAACTGGTCATTTCATATACTCTGTTCCCTGGGGTGTCTCAGTTGATGGTGCAGGGACCAGGCAGAGACGTCTTTGCCTAAACTTACTCTTTCAAGGTTAAATCAGAGGGGGATCAACATCCATTGAAAGAGGCCATACAACTTTCATCGGATGGTAATAGGTCCCCCCTCGTTTTAAGACATGCATATGTAAATCGCACTtgttaatttattctttttttttggaactacACTTGTTAATTTATTCAGGAGGTAGGAAAAGTATGAAATCGAATTGTTTTGAGAATCTACTTGCTTGTTGAGGGTGAGGCTAATTATCGCACGTGGTTCTTTTAGTACTTCCAATCGGTAAGGAAACAAACACTTGCCATTTCAACTAGGGCGACAATCCATATTGTATTATTAATTCGTCTGTTTTACTAAATATCTCACTCTTTTAAGTATTATGATAAAAGGGTTGGGTATTATGAAAGTCTCAAGGGAAATCCGGCCACTCTCATGTTAAACATGTTCATGTCATGTTATCCTGGACTTCTCTCTGTTGGTCTTTTAGAAGTTGTCTTCAAGTCAAGAATTATCGTCCGTGTATTTCTTGCCAAAACACCATCTATGGGATTCTGATTAGGATTACAACGTAAGTCCTGTTTGGTTTAgttttcccaatgggctttgagtccaaaATCCTTTAGAAAAAACATAAGGTGTTTGGCAAGTGCTTTTGGGTCCTTATTAGCCAAATGCCAGCATTCAGAATGTTGAAAACCTAAAGCAATAAGGGACAtgttttgggctttcagcattttcgaGATGCTATTGTGAGGGtttaatgataatttttcttttcaatattgccATCACTGAGAATTATGTCTTCCACTTTTGCCCTAAAAATCActgttcgtcttcttccttgagCTTGCTAGTTTGTAGTTGAGGTGAGGTCCGGGTCAAGGTCGTCGTCATCGAGGTCAAGGGTTGCGCGTGCTGTTGAGCCACTCACTGGAGTTGCTGTGGTTTGAGGTTGAGGTCGAGGGCCTAGTGACTCAGATCTGGCTTTTAACCTCGACCCCTGACCACGGTTGTGTGACCTTGGTGTGGCGCATCCTTCGCGTTGGCATCCTTGGTGAGCGTTGCTAGGTTGTGGACAGTCAAAAGGCTTAGATGGTCTGTGAGATTGGTCGCCACTGCTGAAGCTCTGATGTTGCAATGTCCaaatcaaaaaccctagaatcCATGAGATTGGTCTCTGATGAAGCCTCTGCAACTTGTTAGATAGTGCTACCCTAAGGGTTGCCTCACTTGAGTTCGCGTGACCTTGGCTGACAGTTGCCCTCGGATCTTGTTGATGCTCGCTTGAGGTTGACACCGGTGAAGCTCCGCTCAATCCTAGCCTTTGCCGATGCTTGcgcctttgttttttcctttttcttttttccttcctttttcttttcacttcgAAGTTGCTCTATAAAATAAACACCAAATAAGTACCAAACGCTATTGTTTTCACCAAATGCTCTTTCATTCAGAGATATTTGGGGAAATCATTTCTCCAAAAGTTGAATCAAATGGACTTAGGTTTTTGGGTTAGCATACATTTTTCAGTGTGGTATCACCAAACCACCTAGATTAAGTCGCTCAAACGATTGTTTTCTCATAATGGTTATTATATTATTCACCGTAGCACTTAATGAACTTGCTCTCCTGGCCATGGAAGTCAGAAAATGTTTTGCGTAGGCTCGATCTGCGTCGGCAAGAGACTGGTTAATCAATCAGAATATTCTGTAGATtactgacccaaaaaaaaaaaaatcagaatattCTGTAGATGGTGTTTGGATCTAAACCTACAGTCTGTCCATAAATCTCTTTTACATAAGATTCACACCAGGCGGGAAGGCGAGTTAATTACTCAGTCCGCACGGTCACCAAGAGCCCTAAATCCTTGAAGAAGATGGCTAATATTCGGTGCACGGGCATTGTTTTGACAATTCGGACCGGACTAGCGTGCTCAACTGGCCTAACCAAACGCAGTCTGATTTGTCGGCCCTTTCGCTGTCAAATTTGGGCCGGTTTGGTTCCGTCCAATTGCGGTCATTGGAGAATACGTTCTGGTCTCTATTATGGTTTTGAATACGCTAGTACACGGTACTGGGACCCAGactttctctcctcttttctcctccttttccatttctctcctcttttattttctctcccCACTTCTCTGTTTCGTCTTATGAAAGAAAGTACATTTTAATGCACTTAGGGTTCTCGACGAAACAAGATACTATATGAAATCAGGCTTTGTCCTAACAGAATATCCgcaagttttataattttttgttagtcGCCTTTGTGTAGATGACATAGTTCAATTCACTTAAAGTCTATTTGATAATTAGTCAAATAGTGTccgattctattcttttattttgtttagtattttttttttatttctaagaacaaatttaagaagtaaaaaaattattcttttattcctgAGAATAACCCAAGAGttaagcattttcttttttttttctttttctctctcttttcttttcttcttttccctttcttcttctttctctagtcGATTGTTGGTTTTGGCGATGGTCAGCAACCAACCAGACATGGGCCAGTTATCTCGCCAAAGCCTTGTCAGCCCTCGGAAAGGCCAAGGCTTGTGTCACGCAGTcactggcgaggctcaccctcacctagccaccgTGAGATCGGCCTTGCTTGAGGTTAGAGTTGCCTAGCCATGGGGAGGCAAAGGTTGCGCAGCTGGGAGTGAGGACTTGGCCTCATCCATCCACCGATAAGGCTTGAGCTAATGAGGCTCTCTTGAGGTCGACGATCAGCAAaaggtagaagaagaagaagaagaggaagaagaagaagaaaaaaaaggaggaggaggagaagaaaggacaaaaagaaaaaaaaaaagggaaaaatgtaataaagttattaaaaaatcaaaagaaattcaaaGTCATAAAATATTTGACGGAAGAATGGGAGATCCTTTTGAACAACCTGTTATAATAGGAAAGCCTTATATCTTGAAATTAATTCATCAAGTTGATGATAAAATACACAAACGTTCCAATGGACATTATGCATTTGTTACACAACAACCCCTTAGAGGAAGGGCCAAGCAAGGGGGACAATGAGTAGGAGAAATGGAGGTTTGGGCTCTCGAGGGGTTTGGTGTTACTCATATtttacaagagatgcttacttATAAATCGGATCATATTAGAGCTCGTCAAGAAGTACTTGGTACTGCAATCATTGGGGGAAAAATACCTAAACCTAAAGATGCTCCAGAATCTTTTCGATTGCTCGTTTGAGTGAGAATTTCACCAAACGCCATTCTATTATGGGgatataaattttgtacagttatcaAATCCATTTGAATGCTTTAAAACTCGTGAaggaatataattagaaaaaaaatcattatcgAGTAAAAATTATGTCTAGGAATAGAATGATTACTAAATACATTCTTATATTAAACTTCTTGTGAGGATTGGAGGAAGTAATTTATGCAACCCAAAACTATAGAATTACTGGACATGACTTTGATGTCCTATCGGTTGTGTTTGTGTCGGTTTGCCTAATAATTAATCAAGAGGTTCGCTTTCAAGTTCAAAGTGTGTTAATTAACATCGACCTATGTGGCCTTCTTTATAAGTAATATTGTTATAAGCTCATGGATTACATTTACTTATTCGATGGTAACAATTTGAATTCCATCTGACGATTCAATTCTGGGCAGCTGGTGCccaaaaaagcagaaaagagaaataaatgatACAATCCAAAAGTCCTTTTCAGGATGAAGAATCATAATTTTAGGTGAAGGTTGCACAATTCCTATTTGAAAAAGACACGTCCATTGATCTTATCTTATCATTTATGGATCCGTAGGTGCAGTCATATCTGGGCCTCCTTTCTTTGTCAATCAGCACTCATCAATCCTTTCAAAACCATATGTACGGAACGAAAAGAAACATCAACGTGGCAAAACCATGTCTCGACCAAGAATTTGGCTTATAATTCACAACAACATTAATTCCCGGACTCCTCTCGAACCAGAATGAATCATGTTACGCATCACTCGTTAACTCCTCCTAACAAATACAGTCGTTGCGTAAACTATCATAACGTTATCAACAGTTGTTATGTTGTTAGGTACCCAAGTTTTAAATATTCGAGTTTTGCGGATCGATCTATTCGTTGATAAATTAGGGACTTCAACCATTTTCTCAATCGGTCATTATTTTTGCGGTTTCGCGAGGGAAGAAGGTGTCCCCCCTTATCCAGAAGGAGTACGGCTTTCTTTATTGCGTGCGATGAAATTTCGATGCTGACTGACTGGACGCTCATGAGGAGATGGATTTGGTTTGAAAGCACCGATCTCCCAACCGCAAGTGGCCACGATCCTAATGATGTCTTCGGGTCGCATTTAGATTCCCCCACGGGAGACATTATCGATGCTGATTTTACCTAACTGGCCACCCATCCATAATCTTTTCCTTGCCGGCAACCTTTTCGATAGCGACGCTCCCGTTCGGTTTTTGATGAGGATTGACATCTAATGAGCTTCTATCCTAGATTCCATGTGCATCTACCTTGCTCTTGCTTATCTGGTGCCGAATTGACAGATGCC
This genomic stretch from Eucalyptus grandis isolate ANBG69807.140 chromosome 3, ASM1654582v1, whole genome shotgun sequence harbors:
- the LOC104436548 gene encoding profilin-1, with the protein product MSWQTYVDEHLMCEIEGNHLTSAAIIGCDGSVWAQSSAFPQFKPEEIAAIIKDFDEPGTLAPTGLFLGGMKYMVIQGEPGAVIRGKKGPGGVTVKKTSQALIIGIYDEPMNAGQCNVIVERLGDYLLDQGL